The Porites lutea chromosome 11, jaPorLute2.1, whole genome shotgun sequence genome contains the following window.
ctctctttCAAGGACCTCAAGGCTAAGTGTCTGTTTCCCTGACATTTACTTTCTTGTCAGGGATCAGCAAATTTTAACTAGACGACTGTgttaactgtagttttttttgtaagacttaaaaaacttcacaggaaaGACTGAAACTAATGATCTTGCACTAAGCagctttgaagaaatcaaggtttctggggggggggggggaggctgtGCTGCACATATTTCCCTTGGAGATACGAAGGCAAACACCCTAGATGCAACTATAGGAAACCAAACTAACCTTGAATTTAATAGAGAGTATTCACTCACTTGGtctctgtttcattgttttgggacaccaatatggccaccgtgacaTCATGTGAATGCTCTCTATACTTCAGTCAGTTTCTAAAGTTTATTTTCCATCCCTAAGCATTCTGTTCCTCCTGTGGAAAGGAGTTGGTGGTTGTGTTATGACAACTTCATCCCTTAGTGTTCTTCATCCCTCAATTAATCAGTCAGAGTAAAGGATGGTTAATATGATCCTGATTAGGAGAAGAAAGCTTTCTATTAAAGGCAACATGGTCTAGAAGACCAAATGTAAATCCCTATCTGACCCCATTGAcatggagaaacaaaaaagggataGGAAGCATAGTGATGTGCTGTATTAAGCTCAACAAGGATACAGGAAAAATCCACAACTGagaaactggtttttaagaacctgtcaggctaaaattttccagttaggctgtctttataaaagagcactcaaatttgaaacaggttattaatcataaccattacaatttcctcaaatttgattggtgcattaactgctttatttttctttaatcattgtGTATAGTTGCCTGTAATCGGACAGTTATGTTAGCCAATCATATTAAATGCACTCAGTTAAATCCACCAATCGCAGAAGTTATCATGATAACCATAGCAACAATCACTTACCCAAACAAACTGGGGATTAATCCAAAATGGATGAATATGCAACATTTAGGCAGTGTCTCCACCAGTGATATTTTCCCTTACTTTGGACATTTGGTATGAACAAACACTCTTTCACCAAAAAGGAATGCAtctattttcttggaaattgtaacggttataattattaattggtaacaggactCTGTGTCATCCAATtcaatctgtaatcatactcacgATTAAACAAATCTGACTCCTGCTTCGCGGTTTTCCAAGTTTGTaacacttgtatgattacagactgaattggactcccctcagtcctattaccattatttgtAAAATCTCTTAGAAAAAGCTTCTGCACAGTGTACACTTGGGAAAGTAAGATAAATCAACATTCAGGGTCCTCTTTTGAGACATAGGTgtctaataatatttattattactcGGACTGCAATGTGATGGCGTACAGGTTTTACATATACTAAGGAAAGAGCTGAATGCcactaaatacttttagctCAAAGCtacaaaggaattttttttttccagaaaataaGTACCTATTTGAGactgaacctaaatagcctaaatctgTGCTAATTAGTTTTTCTTTAAGAACCTGACTTGTTTAGGCTTACTTGGGAAAATACAGGTTCTTggttgcaggtttttactagtaattaaatttgatggaaaaaaagaTTATCGAAAATTAACATAGCCAGATGAGCTTATTTACAACTCCATTTTTCAGAcctgcaatttatttaaggcTGTCTTTTAAAGGAACCACAAGAACAGCATATACttttattttcagctttaataAATTCCAGACTATTTTAATGATCTGGGgccagttgctcgaagcctggttagcactaaccgttggttaagaggtatcaaaatgtataggtttccatggtatttaacactggttagcactaaccatgcttcgagcaacccgggcctggtTAGAAAATCCTCGTAACAGATGGAAtagcaaaatgtgaattaataaaTCCTTTGATCAAACTGTCTTCTGCTTTTCTCTTGCCAAACCATCTTTCCCTACAGAGGAGCAAAGGTTGTAGcaaatcaaaaaaataaaacaaagacaagagGCTACACCTGAAACCCCTCTTTACTGTTACTTTAACACCCAGGGAGAAGGTTATGGTACTTCTATTCAGGTATGTGCCATGGAATAGGGAGTGGGTTTTGAGATGATCAGTCTTTATCCTACACTACTTGGCTTGGCTTTCTGATCCTTTGGTAGggttcctttgtaaaattatactaGCTCACCGTCAGTAGATAACCTTCAGGGGTTTCAAAAATATGTGTTAAAGTAGGCAGCCGAATCTGGAGGCTGGGGGCACTGGAATTGctggcaacatacaatcaagTAGCCGATGGAACTCCGGTGGTCActggcttgttttgaaaccactgaAACATCTGGTAAAAACTGAAGATACATTGATGGGATCAAGATATGAACTTGAGCCGAGAGctactgaacaataaaaaaaacactctttttatgcaaatcaagctgtttgaagattgaaataggagtgtaaacgctttttgacagaaaaaagatgtttataattatctacatttacccaatatttcctagaccttcacttgttgggggattgtgtgttaaaaaaattgaacattgcattgaaagccTGTTGTCAAGGGTACAACTAAGAAGAGATGGTATatatttgactgtatttttcagtagatactggaaaagaatcaaaaatgcaTTGTGAATCTAAGCACtaagattttgagccaaatacAGGATCAAAGGACGTTAGTCAATAACAAGGAATGTggatatttttttggaaaaaggaaataaatacagCTTGAATATCTCAGGGCTGGTTTGCACATTTCTAAAattcatacatgtaatttattgaaaatattttgatgtttcttttttttagaacaataataatatcattgatcaatcaaataaagtaggtgaataaaatttcagtatttcctttaacactagaagaaaaactgttgtaTACATACTAATTATACACAGCtgtatatcattattattatggttcaattttatccctggatAATTTTAGTTTCCTTCGTGTcatactcattatcatacattttcatacccaaaaacacaggaaaaaatttaaattgaagtataaaccaaaaaataaaaatactgtccatgtatggccaaaacaaaaaaaatgatcactggCTCACTCAAAGCTGCACTGGGTGACTGTTTGTCCTAAGAAGGTTTGAACTCTCTGTTGGATACTCCCTTTTGCCCCACCAGCTACAGGTACATACCCCTCCCCCTCAGGCATGCCATTCAACATTGTAataaaagaagaccactgtcaaccttattaaaaagttacagagtaaaaaacattgttattaggaaacagaaaaaccattctacTGAAGTGAATTATTGAAGTAACCTTCGAATTTTGGTTCCATTGCTTACATGTATTGTTTCTAGTAACAAAAAGTGGAAGTCTTAAGATGAAATTTTCATATTACAGAACCAAAAAAAACCTTCCTTTTTCCAGGGAGgccattttctcccaacaactccctaccaggtagaaatttcattcaagtttcatataaaatactttttgtttgttctggCCATGAAGACCCCCTCTCCTTACAACTTTTAAGGATCCTAGAATCAAATAATGCAAATATCCCTTATGCACAACTGTCTTACAATATGGATTTTTAAGGTGCGGCAagggaaaattggcaaaaaatacACTTCCAGTCCTTCACATGTAATTGAACTGTCTATCCCCTACCACACAGAGAGAAAATAACTGTCAATGCAATTTTGCTTATctgtgcaaattaagtttgctgtcattaagtttcacaATCCCCCATAAGCAACAATGCACTCTTGTCATACAGTGTAGCTGTGCTGTTACCACCCCTGAAATCCCCTAAGCAAAAACCTTGCGTGCCTccctctaaaacaataaattatgatcaCAGCAATTGCAGGCATGTGGTATCTTTCTGGTATACTATCGTACTCAAAAAAGgctactagtaataataattgatcaacaagattattgtttttgttataatattgttCTTCTTGGTGTAGGCCCTcttaatagagagattaagattcacgtttacgccaaacggcaaacgtgaatttgtaccacgtgaccaagttttccccttatttttcgtttactgtttattgcttctacacaaaaataagtggTTTTATACCAGTTTTATCCAAAGGAATCgttctggactgtttttatctgcttattttctattctgagaaattctcaactgacgtttgccgtttgccgtgtgccgtaaacgtgaatcttaatctctctactaTCTCCACCTCTCCTGGGGCACCACCTCCCAAAGCAAACGGTCTATTctctgtcacattttttctattttatgtgtttcttacacaataaaatacagttttagagaACCAgtagaaagtgctgtgagaaaaaGGGTAGTTCTTTCGGATGTTTTACTGCCCTTTTCTAATAGTAACCACCTGTTCTTTAAGAATTCCCCTGTCAtcaatcatttaaaaaaaatatctaatTCTCTTATAAACTATTAAAAGCTCACGCTCTAACATTGAATAACTCTAATATTTCGCTACTCTACGCTCCTTGTAATTCTCTCACGtacactaaaagaaaaatcagcaaaCCTACTAACCTTATCTATGCGACATCATGCCAGAGGGTCTTCGAACAGCAGAAGACTGAGCCCTTgcagcaactttacgtcgagttataaagccttccagctgttaacactttaaactgtgaccataagctttttctccacggaatttcgctcaggataggcaattttgattgatgactttgatgaatcagaagccgcgaaagccaaactcttgagtgacgctcgattacaaacagcgaaagactcgccatgacattcctcaaaaccatgcagttgagtggaagtttctgcaactttacggggcgtgatccagccttccagcggtgaacattttaaactgtggccattggcgttttccccattctattccgcttaggaaattatattttgattgatgacttctccAAATCATAGGCCGCAAAAgccgcaaaacgttaacgacactcgttttgaaacatcgcaagactcgccatgacattcctcgcagctgcatgatatttatcgttaaaataatactaaaacttctttgtttggtcatgacatttgcttgaaaggccggctatATACCTTCTTAATATCctcggcattcaagatacataattccgttagcctgtggGTAAACATAACGAGGAAACCAAATAGCATCGGGCGTCCCGGGCATCTTTgtgcttcgcgcgaaaacagagcagcaactctgcaaccggatgtgatgtcataaatcggtggatcataggtacacaATTAGGTACACGAAATTTCGCTAAGTCGTGGGCCCCCCCCTGGTCTACTCCAaataaacctcccgcaaaaataGCAACTTTTGCCTCtgggagacagcgtaccagcacaaaggaacgaggaagaagtgcaagaaaacaaatcaagccgccataattcagtgacagcggtggtgtctaatggacaaaccacatcgtaagccctgaccgaagtcgaaaacaagcgacatttctaagcagagtcccagtccactgcatcacacctttttgctcggacgcgctcgcccaacctttatccgccctggtagTAGTGTTAGCCGGAGTAGACGTCAAAGCGGTCTTTAGCGATCGAGAGGTTCAGCAAAGCAGTTTCCAATTTCGCCAGCTCTAATTTGGCCTTGGTGATCTCCAACTCCACTTTAAGGTTCTGGTTTTAAAGCCTCTCAAGTTCCAAGAGAGATTCAGTAGACGATGCGGGTGTTTCGGGGTGGTCTAATTTTCCCGCGATGCGGGTGTTTCGGGATGGTCTAATTTTCCCGCGAATTTTGCTGCGAGACGTTTTGACTTCTTAGGACGGGCACCGGGCCCAGCGCTTTCTGTAACCAGGGATGCTATATGCGCGGATAATTGGCCTTCGTCATAGATATAATCATCCTTGTTCAATTGACTGGCCATGATGAAGATAAACAAGGAGGTGCTGGATAAAGGAGGATAGCACCAAATTGACGAGGAAGAACCAGTTGCTCCCTCTTACGAGGAATCACAAGAATGACTCACTCGATACAAAAGTGCCTTTCTAAAAGGGGTTATTTGAATAAACTATCTGTTACGGAAGTTCTAAACATATGttacagtcaaggcaggtcaagtgtaccccccaagattctattaatgaattgattattcgAAAAATTAATCCGTTAgccgttcccgtaactggtgtcaaattcaaattggcatttctgcatgcgtaatgagcagtgaatattttacgagatctctctgtatttggtcagattgaaaatctttgaatgcaTTAAATTTCTTGGAAGtaatttacatcaaattcagggaaattgagctggtagaaatttcgtaactgccTCGCGTGAGAATTCgccgctcattacgcatgcaagaatgcagagatgacAAATCagcattcctgcatgcgtaatgagcagtgaatacttTACAGTCAActcaagtcaagcgtaccccccaaaattacattaatgaatttattattcgaaagttgaatccgttggtagttgtagatttctgaaattatgggatttgtcaggatattctgaaagaacaatgtccaagaggcctacttgccaaaaatgagcatttgggggcaaattgtctctgagatcgtagcccagttatactcagaaaactccatacaaacccttctaatttttttttgggtcgaccccaaaaaaatttagaagggtttgtatggagttttgtaagcataactgggctacgatctcagagacaatttgcccccaaatgctcatttttggcaagtaggcctcttggacattgttctttcagaatatcctgacaaatcccataatttcagaaatttcatttttatgacgtcacactttagtactctgtTGGCTAGGAGCTCCTCGCAAAACGACCGCGTGGAAAGTTTATGACGAAAGAAGGAGAAAGCGAAAGGTCTTTCTTAAATTGATTCGGATTCATCCGCTAAATCGCACGGTAAGGTTGTACAGCCCATACTACTGCGTACTAGGATCTGTCCCGGATCTGTTTAATACGAGGCAATGCAATTGTGGAGGTATAAAAGAAAATTGGTTTTCGTAACATTGTTGATAGTAACAGTTGTCTATGTGGGCTTCATTGTCCACAAACGTGATAAACCCAGAAGAGGCAGTGAGGTACCGATCTTTCCTCCTTTGATTTCGCATCAGAGAGCTGGATCTTTGAATGTAGACATTTGGGAGGACATTTGCGGACACAAGATGCAATCACTAAaacattttccactttttcCGCATTGGCCATCGACACGGTTACGAACGTCAGATCTGCAACTCCATTTTCGGCCAGAATTCGAAAATTTTGGACTTCGAATATTTGGATATCTGTCCCCCATTGAATCCGGGCTTTACAGTTTTCATGTAGATACAAGTGAGACCTCCGAATTGTGGTTAAGTCCAGATTCAAAGCCAGAAAACAGCGTATTAATCGCAAATACAACTGCCGGGATAGCATCAGAATTAGACAGCAACAGAAATGGGATCTCGCTTCTTGCAggaaaacattatttcttgGAAGTTTTACTGAAGCATGGGAAATATGAAAAAGGGAAGCTTCATCGCTTGGAAGTCAAATGGAAATTATTTCCTGGAAGAGGAAACGACATGAGGAAAATTCCCCCTGATGTGTTTGTTCATGATAGGTTTGGTCAACTTGATGGAAAAACAAATGCCGTTCTTCCTATGCACACAAAACGCCCGGATCCTAGCTTTGCAACAGATAATCTACAGCACCGTTCAGAGATGTATCTCCTTCCTTTCATTAGTGAAAGTGATTCTAAAGATCTTTTTCCTCCATGTGACTACAATCCTTCATACTTGATGAAAGGACCTTTAAAGAGGTACGGGGCCATTTGGGAGATGCACTATACGTCCATTTATCCTTTTGACTACAGTGATGTTCTTGACAAGGAGaaagattttgtttcttttggcaATGACAAGTTGGATGAAGTTATCGCAGAAGCAGTTGCCTCCCAAGTCTGGATACAGCTCAAGAAAAAACAACCAGGGTAATTATGTGTGCTGGTGTATTTCAGTGTTGAGGGACTTAATGATTTCTACCCAACTTTCAAGCTCTCCATTACAGtcgagggtt
Protein-coding sequences here:
- the LOC140953048 gene encoding beta-1,4-N-acetylgalactosaminyltransferase 3-like, yielding MQLWRYKRKLVFVTLLIVTVVYVGFIVHKRDKPRRGSEVPIFPPLISHQRAGSLNVDIWEDICGHKMQSLKHFPLFPHWPSTRLRTSDLQLHFRPEFENFGLRIFGYLSPIESGLYSFHVDTSETSELWLSPDSKPENSVLIANTTAGIASELDSNRNGISLLAGKHYFLEVLLKHGKYEKGKLHRLEVKWKLFPGRGNDMRKIPPDVFVHDRFGQLDGKTNAVLPMHTKRPDPSFATDNLQHRSEMYLLPFISESDSKDLFPPCDYNPSYLMKGPLKRYGAIWEMHYTSIYPFDYSDVLDKEKDFVSFGNDKLDEVIAEAVASQVWIQLKKKQPGKYSFVQILNVEENRDPGTGYRYLVEMELKEILSGKSVRFSEYVYRTWGAQALCTPVGVTWNKSAVVNILLTTGNNQGRWILHFLENMARIYHRTKDANFNVVIVNFDSKDIDIDNALKKAVIPSYQYTNTKGDFSRALGLQKAAEMVIDPNSILFAIDLHLDIPYHFLDDVRKHSVQHKMAYSPVLVRLACGTTSTEPFGYWDFNGFGMMVLYKSDWDKIGGMNIKEFKDKWGGEDWEFVDRLLEAGMEVERLKMLHFFHHFHSTKGMWNRRNKQTNPKSNSNTYWYE